The Puntigrus tetrazona isolate hp1 chromosome 23, ASM1883169v1, whole genome shotgun sequence genome has a segment encoding these proteins:
- the foxp1a gene encoding forkhead box protein P1a isoform X1, translated as MQESKTDQTTNSSPAGQEGQSSESERRVTRETSSSPSAPAQTLQAQALQVAQQQQHQQQQLSGEKSPKSTEKEADTQVAVSLGMITPQAITPQQMQQILQQQVLSPQQLQLLLQQQQALMLQQQQLQEFYKKQQDELHLQLLQQQHAGKPSKEQMMAQQMAIQQQLLSVQQQHLLNLQRQGLLSVPSALTSTLTQGLIPAELQQLWKETADARQEEKSREDKSPSPPKTQILNHHSSTNGHHVHRPSRRDSSQESHSQSAHPLYSHGVCKWPGCDAVFGDFQSFLKHLNSEHALDDKSTAQCRVQMQVVQQLELQLAKDKERLQAMMAHLHVKSTEPKPAPQPVNLVSNLTLAKVTVPKTTPSMSLSQSATAPSTPLTSIPQMPSVIIPTSLHSMGPIRKRYSDKYNIAMDQDIVQNKEFYLSAEVRPPFTYAALIRQAILESPEKQLTLNEIYNWFTRTFAYFRRNAATWKNAVRHNLSLHKCFVRVENVKGAVWTVDELEFQKRRPQKITGSPLVKNIQSGLAQNPALSSLQAAMVDSSLPLYGSASMGAASLKALASALHEDMSSHDHDEGSHSDSSLELSPVPTLHQSQIKEEQMEAEDYNGSMSPETEDQHSPDTNHHEQPGFSSSPHSFHC; from the exons ATGCAGGAGTCCAAGACCGATCAAACAACCAATAGCAGTCCAGCTGGGCAGGAAGGTCAGAGCTCGGAGAGCGAGAGGAGAGTAACCAGAGAAACATCTTCATCCCCGTCAGCCCCAGCCCAGACCCTTCAAGCACAG GCGCTACAAGTtgctcaacaacaacaacatcagcaGCAGCAACTGAGTGGTGAGAAGTCCCCCAAGAGCACAGAAAAAGAGGCAGACACACAG GTGGCTGTATCATTGGGGATGATAACTCCTCAGGCCATCACCCCTCAGCAGATGCAGCAGATCCTTCAGCAGCAGGTCCTGAGCCCCCAGCAGCTCCAACTGTTACTGCAGCAACAACAGGCCCTCATGTTACAGCAg CAACAGCTTCAGGAGTTCTATAAGAAACAGCAAGATGAACTCCACCTGCAGCTTCTGCAGCAACAGCATGCTGGAAAACCCAGTAAAGAG CAGATGATGGCCCAGCAGATGGCTATACAGCAGCAGTTACTCTCCGTTCAACAGCAGCACCTGCTCAACCTGCAGAGACAGGGCCTGTTGTCTGTCCCATCAGCACTCACCAGTACACTCACCCAAG GCCTGATCCCTGCTGAGCTTCAGCAGCTGTGGAAAGAGACAGCAGATGCGCGACAGGAGGAAAAGAGTAGAGAAGACAAATCCCCTTCTCCTCCCAAAACTCAGATCCTCAACCACCACTCCAGCACTAACGGACACCATGTGCACCGGCCCAGCCGGAGAGACAG TTCTCAGGAGAGTCATTCCCAGAGCGCCCATCCTCTATACAGCCACGGTGTGTGCAAGTGGCCGGGCTGCGACGCTGTGTTCGGAGACTTCCAGTCATTCCTCAA GCATTTGAACAGCGAACATGCACTGGATGACAAGAGCACAGCGCAGTGCAGAGTTCAGATGCAGGTGGTTCAGCAGCTGGAGCTGCAG CTCGCCAAAGACAAAGAGCGCCTTCAGGCCATGATGGCCCACCTCCATGTCAAGTCTACTGAGCCCAAACCTGCCCCTCAGCCG GTGAATCTCGTGTCAAACCTCACGCTTGCCAAGGTAACTGTTCCCAAAACCACTCCTTCTATGAGTCTTTCCCAGAGTGCCACAGCTCCGTCTACACCCCTCACGTCAATCCCCCAGATGCCCTCTGTCATCATACCCACCAGCCTGCACAGCATGGGACCCATCCGCAAGCGCTACTCTGACAAATACAACATAGCCATGGACCAAG ATATTGTGCAGAATAAGGAGTTCTACCTGAGTGCTGAGGTCCGGCCACCATTTACATACGCAGCTTTGATCAGGCAG GCCATCTTGGAGTCTCCTGAAAAGCAGCTAACACTAAATGAAATCTACAACTGGTTCACTCGAACGTTCGCATATTTCAGACGCAATGCAGCCACGTGGAAG AATGCAGTTCGTCACAACCTCAGTCTTCACAAGTGTTTCGTACGAGTCGAGAACGTGAAGGGCGCCGTCTGGACTGTGGATGAGCTGGAGTTTCAGAAAAGAAGGCCACAGAAGATCACAGG ATCACCTCTGGTGAAGAACATCCAGTCCGGTCTGGCTCAGAATCCCGCCCTGTCTTCTCTGCAG GCAGCGATGGTGGACAGCAGCCTGCCCTTGTATGGCTCGGCGTCCATGGGAGCAGCGAGTCTGAAGGCTCTGGCCAGCGCACTTCACGAGGACATGAGTTCTCACGATCATGACGAGGGCTCCCACAGCGACTCCAGCCTGGAGCTCTCTCCTGTGCCCACGCT GCATCAGTCTCAAATCAAAGAGGAGCAGATGGAGGCCGAGGACTACAACGGCTCCATGTCTCCGGAGACAGAAGACCAGCACAGTCCAGACACCAACCACCACGAGCAGCCGGGGTTCTCCTCGTCACCGCACTCGTTCCACTGCTGA
- the foxp1a gene encoding forkhead box protein P1a isoform X3 codes for MQESKTDQTTNSSPAGQEGQSSESERRVTRETSSSPSAPAQTLQAQVAVSLGMITPQAITPQQMQQILQQQVLSPQQLQLLLQQQQALMLQQQQLQEFYKKQQDELHLQLLQQQHAGKPSKEQMMAQQMAIQQQLLSVQQQHLLNLQRQGLLSVPSALTSTLTQGLIPAELQQLWKETADARQEEKSREDKSPSPPKTQILNHHSSTNGHHVHRPSRRDSSQESHSQSAHPLYSHGVCKWPGCDAVFGDFQSFLKHLNSEHALDDKSTAQCRVQMQVVQQLELQLAKDKERLQAMMAHLHVKSTEPKPAPQPVNLVSNLTLAKVTVPKTTPSMSLSQSATAPSTPLTSIPQMPSVIIPTSLHSMGPIRKRYSDKYNIAMDQDIVQNKEFYLSAEVRPPFTYAALIRQAILESPEKQLTLNEIYNWFTRTFAYFRRNAATWKNAVRHNLSLHKCFVRVENVKGAVWTVDELEFQKRRPQKITGSPLVKNIQSGLAQNPALSSLQAAMVDSSLPLYGSASMGAASLKALASALHEDMSSHDHDEGSHSDSSLELSPVPTLHQSQIKEEQMEAEDYNGSMSPETEDQHSPDTNHHEQPGFSSSPHSFHC; via the exons ATGCAGGAGTCCAAGACCGATCAAACAACCAATAGCAGTCCAGCTGGGCAGGAAGGTCAGAGCTCGGAGAGCGAGAGGAGAGTAACCAGAGAAACATCTTCATCCCCGTCAGCCCCAGCCCAGACCCTTCAAGCACAG GTGGCTGTATCATTGGGGATGATAACTCCTCAGGCCATCACCCCTCAGCAGATGCAGCAGATCCTTCAGCAGCAGGTCCTGAGCCCCCAGCAGCTCCAACTGTTACTGCAGCAACAACAGGCCCTCATGTTACAGCAg CAACAGCTTCAGGAGTTCTATAAGAAACAGCAAGATGAACTCCACCTGCAGCTTCTGCAGCAACAGCATGCTGGAAAACCCAGTAAAGAG CAGATGATGGCCCAGCAGATGGCTATACAGCAGCAGTTACTCTCCGTTCAACAGCAGCACCTGCTCAACCTGCAGAGACAGGGCCTGTTGTCTGTCCCATCAGCACTCACCAGTACACTCACCCAAG GCCTGATCCCTGCTGAGCTTCAGCAGCTGTGGAAAGAGACAGCAGATGCGCGACAGGAGGAAAAGAGTAGAGAAGACAAATCCCCTTCTCCTCCCAAAACTCAGATCCTCAACCACCACTCCAGCACTAACGGACACCATGTGCACCGGCCCAGCCGGAGAGACAG TTCTCAGGAGAGTCATTCCCAGAGCGCCCATCCTCTATACAGCCACGGTGTGTGCAAGTGGCCGGGCTGCGACGCTGTGTTCGGAGACTTCCAGTCATTCCTCAA GCATTTGAACAGCGAACATGCACTGGATGACAAGAGCACAGCGCAGTGCAGAGTTCAGATGCAGGTGGTTCAGCAGCTGGAGCTGCAG CTCGCCAAAGACAAAGAGCGCCTTCAGGCCATGATGGCCCACCTCCATGTCAAGTCTACTGAGCCCAAACCTGCCCCTCAGCCG GTGAATCTCGTGTCAAACCTCACGCTTGCCAAGGTAACTGTTCCCAAAACCACTCCTTCTATGAGTCTTTCCCAGAGTGCCACAGCTCCGTCTACACCCCTCACGTCAATCCCCCAGATGCCCTCTGTCATCATACCCACCAGCCTGCACAGCATGGGACCCATCCGCAAGCGCTACTCTGACAAATACAACATAGCCATGGACCAAG ATATTGTGCAGAATAAGGAGTTCTACCTGAGTGCTGAGGTCCGGCCACCATTTACATACGCAGCTTTGATCAGGCAG GCCATCTTGGAGTCTCCTGAAAAGCAGCTAACACTAAATGAAATCTACAACTGGTTCACTCGAACGTTCGCATATTTCAGACGCAATGCAGCCACGTGGAAG AATGCAGTTCGTCACAACCTCAGTCTTCACAAGTGTTTCGTACGAGTCGAGAACGTGAAGGGCGCCGTCTGGACTGTGGATGAGCTGGAGTTTCAGAAAAGAAGGCCACAGAAGATCACAGG ATCACCTCTGGTGAAGAACATCCAGTCCGGTCTGGCTCAGAATCCCGCCCTGTCTTCTCTGCAG GCAGCGATGGTGGACAGCAGCCTGCCCTTGTATGGCTCGGCGTCCATGGGAGCAGCGAGTCTGAAGGCTCTGGCCAGCGCACTTCACGAGGACATGAGTTCTCACGATCATGACGAGGGCTCCCACAGCGACTCCAGCCTGGAGCTCTCTCCTGTGCCCACGCT GCATCAGTCTCAAATCAAAGAGGAGCAGATGGAGGCCGAGGACTACAACGGCTCCATGTCTCCGGAGACAGAAGACCAGCACAGTCCAGACACCAACCACCACGAGCAGCCGGGGTTCTCCTCGTCACCGCACTCGTTCCACTGCTGA
- the foxp1a gene encoding forkhead box protein P1a isoform X4, with protein sequence MITPQAITPQQMQQILQQQVLSPQQLQLLLQQQQALMLQQQQLQEFYKKQQDELHLQLLQQQHAGKPSKEQMMAQQMAIQQQLLSVQQQHLLNLQRQGLLSVPSALTSTLTQGLIPAELQQLWKETADARQEEKSREDKSPSPPKTQILNHHSSTNGHHVHRPSRRDSSQESHSQSAHPLYSHGVCKWPGCDAVFGDFQSFLKHLNSEHALDDKSTAQCRVQMQVVQQLELQLAKDKERLQAMMAHLHVKSTEPKPAPQPVNLVSNLTLAKVTVPKTTPSMSLSQSATAPSTPLTSIPQMPSVIIPTSLHSMGPIRKRYSDKYNIAMDQDIVQNKEFYLSAEVRPPFTYAALIRQAILESPEKQLTLNEIYNWFTRTFAYFRRNAATWKNAVRHNLSLHKCFVRVENVKGAVWTVDELEFQKRRPQKITGSPLVKNIQSGLAQNPALSSLQAAMVDSSLPLYGSASMGAASLKALASALHEDMSSHDHDEGSHSDSSLELSPVPTLHQSQIKEEQMEAEDYNGSMSPETEDQHSPDTNHHEQPGFSSSPHSFHC encoded by the exons ATGATAACTCCTCAGGCCATCACCCCTCAGCAGATGCAGCAGATCCTTCAGCAGCAGGTCCTGAGCCCCCAGCAGCTCCAACTGTTACTGCAGCAACAACAGGCCCTCATGTTACAGCAg CAACAGCTTCAGGAGTTCTATAAGAAACAGCAAGATGAACTCCACCTGCAGCTTCTGCAGCAACAGCATGCTGGAAAACCCAGTAAAGAG CAGATGATGGCCCAGCAGATGGCTATACAGCAGCAGTTACTCTCCGTTCAACAGCAGCACCTGCTCAACCTGCAGAGACAGGGCCTGTTGTCTGTCCCATCAGCACTCACCAGTACACTCACCCAAG GCCTGATCCCTGCTGAGCTTCAGCAGCTGTGGAAAGAGACAGCAGATGCGCGACAGGAGGAAAAGAGTAGAGAAGACAAATCCCCTTCTCCTCCCAAAACTCAGATCCTCAACCACCACTCCAGCACTAACGGACACCATGTGCACCGGCCCAGCCGGAGAGACAG TTCTCAGGAGAGTCATTCCCAGAGCGCCCATCCTCTATACAGCCACGGTGTGTGCAAGTGGCCGGGCTGCGACGCTGTGTTCGGAGACTTCCAGTCATTCCTCAA GCATTTGAACAGCGAACATGCACTGGATGACAAGAGCACAGCGCAGTGCAGAGTTCAGATGCAGGTGGTTCAGCAGCTGGAGCTGCAG CTCGCCAAAGACAAAGAGCGCCTTCAGGCCATGATGGCCCACCTCCATGTCAAGTCTACTGAGCCCAAACCTGCCCCTCAGCCG GTGAATCTCGTGTCAAACCTCACGCTTGCCAAGGTAACTGTTCCCAAAACCACTCCTTCTATGAGTCTTTCCCAGAGTGCCACAGCTCCGTCTACACCCCTCACGTCAATCCCCCAGATGCCCTCTGTCATCATACCCACCAGCCTGCACAGCATGGGACCCATCCGCAAGCGCTACTCTGACAAATACAACATAGCCATGGACCAAG ATATTGTGCAGAATAAGGAGTTCTACCTGAGTGCTGAGGTCCGGCCACCATTTACATACGCAGCTTTGATCAGGCAG GCCATCTTGGAGTCTCCTGAAAAGCAGCTAACACTAAATGAAATCTACAACTGGTTCACTCGAACGTTCGCATATTTCAGACGCAATGCAGCCACGTGGAAG AATGCAGTTCGTCACAACCTCAGTCTTCACAAGTGTTTCGTACGAGTCGAGAACGTGAAGGGCGCCGTCTGGACTGTGGATGAGCTGGAGTTTCAGAAAAGAAGGCCACAGAAGATCACAGG ATCACCTCTGGTGAAGAACATCCAGTCCGGTCTGGCTCAGAATCCCGCCCTGTCTTCTCTGCAG GCAGCGATGGTGGACAGCAGCCTGCCCTTGTATGGCTCGGCGTCCATGGGAGCAGCGAGTCTGAAGGCTCTGGCCAGCGCACTTCACGAGGACATGAGTTCTCACGATCATGACGAGGGCTCCCACAGCGACTCCAGCCTGGAGCTCTCTCCTGTGCCCACGCT GCATCAGTCTCAAATCAAAGAGGAGCAGATGGAGGCCGAGGACTACAACGGCTCCATGTCTCCGGAGACAGAAGACCAGCACAGTCCAGACACCAACCACCACGAGCAGCCGGGGTTCTCCTCGTCACCGCACTCGTTCCACTGCTGA
- the foxp1a gene encoding forkhead box protein P1a isoform X2: MQESKTDQTTNSSPAGQEGQSSESERRVTRETSSSPSAPAQTLQAQALQVAQQQQHQQQQLSGEKSPKSTEKEADTQVAVSLGMITPQAITPQQMQQILQQQVLSPQQLQLLLQQQQALMLQQQQLQEFYKKQQDELHLQLLQQQHAGKPSKEMMAQQMAIQQQLLSVQQQHLLNLQRQGLLSVPSALTSTLTQGLIPAELQQLWKETADARQEEKSREDKSPSPPKTQILNHHSSTNGHHVHRPSRRDSSQESHSQSAHPLYSHGVCKWPGCDAVFGDFQSFLKHLNSEHALDDKSTAQCRVQMQVVQQLELQLAKDKERLQAMMAHLHVKSTEPKPAPQPVNLVSNLTLAKVTVPKTTPSMSLSQSATAPSTPLTSIPQMPSVIIPTSLHSMGPIRKRYSDKYNIAMDQDIVQNKEFYLSAEVRPPFTYAALIRQAILESPEKQLTLNEIYNWFTRTFAYFRRNAATWKNAVRHNLSLHKCFVRVENVKGAVWTVDELEFQKRRPQKITGSPLVKNIQSGLAQNPALSSLQAAMVDSSLPLYGSASMGAASLKALASALHEDMSSHDHDEGSHSDSSLELSPVPTLHQSQIKEEQMEAEDYNGSMSPETEDQHSPDTNHHEQPGFSSSPHSFHC; this comes from the exons ATGCAGGAGTCCAAGACCGATCAAACAACCAATAGCAGTCCAGCTGGGCAGGAAGGTCAGAGCTCGGAGAGCGAGAGGAGAGTAACCAGAGAAACATCTTCATCCCCGTCAGCCCCAGCCCAGACCCTTCAAGCACAG GCGCTACAAGTtgctcaacaacaacaacatcagcaGCAGCAACTGAGTGGTGAGAAGTCCCCCAAGAGCACAGAAAAAGAGGCAGACACACAG GTGGCTGTATCATTGGGGATGATAACTCCTCAGGCCATCACCCCTCAGCAGATGCAGCAGATCCTTCAGCAGCAGGTCCTGAGCCCCCAGCAGCTCCAACTGTTACTGCAGCAACAACAGGCCCTCATGTTACAGCAg CAACAGCTTCAGGAGTTCTATAAGAAACAGCAAGATGAACTCCACCTGCAGCTTCTGCAGCAACAGCATGCTGGAAAACCCAGTAAAGAG ATGATGGCCCAGCAGATGGCTATACAGCAGCAGTTACTCTCCGTTCAACAGCAGCACCTGCTCAACCTGCAGAGACAGGGCCTGTTGTCTGTCCCATCAGCACTCACCAGTACACTCACCCAAG GCCTGATCCCTGCTGAGCTTCAGCAGCTGTGGAAAGAGACAGCAGATGCGCGACAGGAGGAAAAGAGTAGAGAAGACAAATCCCCTTCTCCTCCCAAAACTCAGATCCTCAACCACCACTCCAGCACTAACGGACACCATGTGCACCGGCCCAGCCGGAGAGACAG TTCTCAGGAGAGTCATTCCCAGAGCGCCCATCCTCTATACAGCCACGGTGTGTGCAAGTGGCCGGGCTGCGACGCTGTGTTCGGAGACTTCCAGTCATTCCTCAA GCATTTGAACAGCGAACATGCACTGGATGACAAGAGCACAGCGCAGTGCAGAGTTCAGATGCAGGTGGTTCAGCAGCTGGAGCTGCAG CTCGCCAAAGACAAAGAGCGCCTTCAGGCCATGATGGCCCACCTCCATGTCAAGTCTACTGAGCCCAAACCTGCCCCTCAGCCG GTGAATCTCGTGTCAAACCTCACGCTTGCCAAGGTAACTGTTCCCAAAACCACTCCTTCTATGAGTCTTTCCCAGAGTGCCACAGCTCCGTCTACACCCCTCACGTCAATCCCCCAGATGCCCTCTGTCATCATACCCACCAGCCTGCACAGCATGGGACCCATCCGCAAGCGCTACTCTGACAAATACAACATAGCCATGGACCAAG ATATTGTGCAGAATAAGGAGTTCTACCTGAGTGCTGAGGTCCGGCCACCATTTACATACGCAGCTTTGATCAGGCAG GCCATCTTGGAGTCTCCTGAAAAGCAGCTAACACTAAATGAAATCTACAACTGGTTCACTCGAACGTTCGCATATTTCAGACGCAATGCAGCCACGTGGAAG AATGCAGTTCGTCACAACCTCAGTCTTCACAAGTGTTTCGTACGAGTCGAGAACGTGAAGGGCGCCGTCTGGACTGTGGATGAGCTGGAGTTTCAGAAAAGAAGGCCACAGAAGATCACAGG ATCACCTCTGGTGAAGAACATCCAGTCCGGTCTGGCTCAGAATCCCGCCCTGTCTTCTCTGCAG GCAGCGATGGTGGACAGCAGCCTGCCCTTGTATGGCTCGGCGTCCATGGGAGCAGCGAGTCTGAAGGCTCTGGCCAGCGCACTTCACGAGGACATGAGTTCTCACGATCATGACGAGGGCTCCCACAGCGACTCCAGCCTGGAGCTCTCTCCTGTGCCCACGCT GCATCAGTCTCAAATCAAAGAGGAGCAGATGGAGGCCGAGGACTACAACGGCTCCATGTCTCCGGAGACAGAAGACCAGCACAGTCCAGACACCAACCACCACGAGCAGCCGGGGTTCTCCTCGTCACCGCACTCGTTCCACTGCTGA